In Streptomyces sp. NBC_00878, a single window of DNA contains:
- the mqnC gene encoding cyclic dehypoxanthinyl futalosine synthase, producing MTEKADLTSVDVTAVLDRAAEGGRITPEEALHLYRDAPLHALGAAADAVRRRRYAGTEHIATYIIERNINYTNVCVTACKFCAFYAPPKDTAKGWTRDLDDILRRCAETVELGGTQIMFQGGHHPDFGVEYYEKHFAAIKAAYPQLVIHSLGASEVEHMARISKVSVEEAISRIHAAGLDSFAGAGAELLPARPRKAIAPLKESGERWLEIMEAAHNLGVESTSTMLMGTGETNAERIEHLRMIRDVQDRTGGFRAFIPYTYQPENNHLKGRTQATLFEYLRMIAIARLFMDNIAHIQGSWLTTGKEVGQLSLHYGADDLGSIMLEENVVSSAGAKHRSNRMEIIDLIRKAGRVPAQRATTYEHLVVHDDPANDPVDERVQSHISSTAIEGGTAHPELKLLASN from the coding sequence GTGACCGAGAAGGCCGACCTCACGTCCGTTGATGTCACAGCCGTCCTCGACCGTGCCGCCGAGGGTGGGCGGATCACCCCGGAAGAGGCGCTCCACCTCTACCGCGACGCCCCGCTGCACGCGCTGGGTGCCGCCGCGGACGCCGTACGCCGCCGTCGGTACGCCGGTACGGAGCACATCGCGACGTACATCATCGAGCGCAACATCAACTACACGAACGTCTGCGTCACGGCGTGCAAGTTCTGCGCGTTCTACGCCCCGCCCAAGGACACCGCCAAGGGCTGGACGCGCGACCTCGACGACATCCTGCGCCGCTGCGCGGAGACCGTCGAGCTCGGCGGCACGCAGATCATGTTCCAGGGCGGGCACCACCCGGACTTCGGCGTCGAGTACTACGAGAAGCACTTCGCCGCGATCAAGGCCGCCTACCCGCAGCTCGTCATCCACAGCCTGGGGGCGAGCGAGGTCGAGCACATGGCCCGTATCTCCAAGGTGTCGGTGGAAGAGGCCATCTCGCGGATCCACGCCGCCGGTCTCGACTCCTTCGCCGGCGCCGGCGCCGAGCTGCTGCCCGCGCGGCCCCGCAAGGCGATCGCGCCCCTCAAGGAGTCCGGCGAGCGCTGGCTGGAGATCATGGAGGCCGCGCACAACCTGGGCGTCGAGTCCACCTCCACCATGCTCATGGGCACCGGCGAGACCAACGCCGAGCGCATCGAGCACCTGCGGATGATCCGTGACGTACAGGACCGGACGGGGGGCTTCCGGGCCTTCATCCCGTACACGTACCAGCCTGAGAACAACCACCTGAAGGGCCGTACGCAGGCCACGCTCTTCGAGTACCTGCGGATGATCGCCATCGCGCGGCTCTTCATGGACAACATCGCCCACATCCAGGGCAGTTGGCTGACGACCGGCAAGGAGGTCGGCCAGCTCTCCCTGCACTACGGCGCGGACGACCTCGGTTCGATCATGCTGGAGGAGAACGTCGTCTCCTCGGCCGGTGCCAAGCACCGCTCCAACCGTATGGAGATCATCGACCTGATCCGCAAGGCCGGCCGCGTCCCGGCCCAGCGGGCCACGACGTACGAGCACCTCGTCGTCCACGACGACCCGGCGAACGACCCGGTGGACGAGCGGGTCCAGTCCCACATCTCCTCCACGGCGATCGAGGGCGGCACGGCTCACCCGGAGCTGAAGCTCCTCGCCTCCAACTAG
- a CDS encoding PASTA domain-containing protein: MRIPRKTPEVRVPRLVGLMAVDARETAEARGVRLAAPDRPDFHLTIVDYVVRQYPLPGSEVPQGSVITVWFDFGEGEGGGGAGVREPRRGGPPAGGLYRELDEPGDPFVVLR; encoded by the coding sequence GTGCGCATACCACGCAAGACACCCGAAGTGCGCGTACCGCGACTCGTCGGTCTGATGGCCGTGGACGCGCGCGAGACGGCCGAGGCGCGAGGGGTGCGGCTCGCTGCGCCGGATCGGCCCGACTTTCATCTGACCATCGTCGACTACGTCGTACGCCAGTACCCGCTGCCGGGGTCCGAGGTGCCTCAGGGTTCGGTCATCACGGTGTGGTTCGACTTCGGGGAGGGCGAAGGTGGAGGCGGTGCGGGGGTGCGGGAGCCTCGGCGGGGTGGGCCGCCGGCCGGGGGGTTGTACCGGGAGCTTGATGAGCCGGGGGATCCGTTTGTGGTGCTGCGGTAG
- a CDS encoding chitinase — MRTFLKPAAGLACVIALACTGCSSEADPEPDSAPSAAGGTPSEQASDSASASASAQSAATGYAPYVSATSASDNDSAGSPSTYNLAFVISDGSSCTPKWNGSTAIGDAATKSRIAALTESGSAVRVSFGGASGKELASVCDSAAELAEAYGAALDAAGATEADFDIEGKQLTDSDSVALRSEAIALLQKERTDLAVTFTLPVMPSGLDNDSLALLESANDNAVQVSTVNIMTMNYGSTYDEDMGDYAETSAKAAHDQLEDVFGLSEDGAWKGLALTSMIGVNDVDNETFSLSDAAQVRSFAEEKGVAWVSMWSTFRDQPCEGDDAASDDAATNCSGVEQGAGDFAEAFTG; from the coding sequence ATGAGGACTTTCCTGAAGCCGGCTGCCGGGCTCGCCTGCGTCATCGCCCTGGCCTGCACGGGGTGTTCCTCGGAGGCGGATCCGGAACCGGACTCCGCCCCATCGGCGGCGGGCGGCACGCCGTCCGAGCAGGCGTCGGACTCCGCGTCGGCGTCCGCCTCGGCGCAGTCGGCCGCCACCGGCTATGCCCCGTACGTCAGTGCCACCAGCGCCTCCGACAACGACTCGGCCGGCTCGCCGTCAACGTACAACCTGGCCTTCGTCATCTCGGACGGCAGCAGCTGTACGCCGAAGTGGAACGGCTCGACCGCGATCGGCGACGCGGCGACCAAGTCCCGTATCGCGGCGCTGACGGAGTCCGGCTCCGCCGTGCGCGTCTCGTTCGGCGGCGCCTCCGGCAAGGAGCTCGCCTCGGTCTGCGACAGCGCCGCCGAGCTGGCCGAGGCCTACGGGGCCGCGCTCGACGCCGCCGGGGCGACGGAGGCCGACTTCGACATCGAGGGCAAGCAGTTGACCGACTCCGACTCGGTCGCGCTGCGCTCCGAGGCGATCGCTCTCCTCCAGAAGGAGCGCACCGACCTGGCGGTCACCTTCACCCTGCCCGTGATGCCGTCCGGGCTCGACAACGACAGCCTGGCGCTGCTGGAGTCCGCCAACGACAACGCCGTCCAGGTCTCCACGGTCAACATCATGACCATGAACTACGGCAGCACGTACGACGAGGACATGGGCGACTACGCGGAGACGTCGGCCAAGGCCGCCCACGATCAACTGGAGGACGTTTTCGGGCTGTCCGAGGACGGTGCCTGGAAGGGGCTCGCTCTCACCTCGATGATCGGGGTCAACGACGTCGACAACGAGACGTTCTCCTTGTCCGACGCGGCGCAGGTTCGGTCGTTCGCGGAGGAGAAGGGGGTGGCGTGGGTCTCGATGTGGTCGACGTTCCGGGACCAGCCGTGCGAAGGAGACGATGCGGCTTCGGATGACGCGGCGACGAATTGCAGTGGGGTTGAGCAGGGGGCGGGGGATTTCGCGGAGGCGTTCACCGGCTGA
- a CDS encoding bifunctional polysaccharide deacetylase/glycosyltransferase family 2 protein, which yields MATTTPSRGRRRAPSRMTRAAGKAAALQKPRVILALLLLLALTSVMLLDGYLRAEVGGDERVRSNASSSKVPDEVIDGGPILSFRGGQAQSQSVPEKTIALTFDDGPNPTWTPQILKILQENDVPGTFFVVGSMVSRYPDIVNDMVDQGNEIGIHTFTHVDLSYQSDDRIAREMDQTQLALAGAAGITTTLFRAPYSSKADAIDNYSWPVYKELGEEGYTSVFVDTDSDDWKRPGVSKIIKWATPSKNKGASVLFHDAGGERSQTVKALGTYIKKMKAKGYTFTTISGAIQETESANGQAGAGAEAGAAPDANQQATGQPGETGQNGQQPGAEQGEQAAGQAPGGQQGQLGGQGQQAGQAGQAAGGGNGLQAAHRTATGTTLYEGKALVAAVAVAEWTVPGLAAGLAVVGVAVMGRFGMMLILARRHYRQRNKRRFSWGPTVTQPVSVIVPAYNEKECIANTLESLAKSTHPIEIIVVDDGSTDDTSQIARDAARSFGMTNVRVIRQENAGKPAALNNGVRSASYDIVVMMDGDTVFEPDAVHQLVQPFADPEVGAVAGNAKVGNRNTIIGAWQHIEYVMGFNLDRRMYDLLRCMPTIPGAIGAFRRDAVLEVGGMSEDTLAEDTDITIAMHRGGWRVVYQEHARAWTEAPASLKQLWSQRYRWSYGTMQALWKHRKSLTDKGPSGRFGRVGMPLVVIFQIVTPVFAPLIDVFTVYSMIFIDFKAALLAWLAVLCVQLVCAAYAFRLDREKYRYLLMMPLQQLAYRQMMYLVLIHSCITALTGGRLRWQKLKRTGEVGTPAGVG from the coding sequence ATGGCTACTACGACGCCCTCGCGCGGCCGCCGGCGCGCCCCGTCCCGGATGACACGGGCCGCGGGCAAGGCCGCGGCGCTGCAGAAACCGCGTGTCATCCTCGCCCTGCTGCTCCTCCTCGCGCTCACCAGCGTGATGCTGCTCGACGGCTATCTGCGCGCCGAGGTCGGCGGCGACGAGCGCGTACGCAGCAACGCCAGTTCCAGCAAGGTCCCCGACGAGGTCATCGACGGCGGGCCGATCCTCTCCTTCCGGGGCGGGCAGGCGCAGAGCCAGTCCGTCCCCGAGAAGACCATCGCGCTCACCTTCGACGACGGTCCCAACCCCACCTGGACGCCCCAGATCCTGAAGATCCTTCAGGAGAACGACGTCCCGGGCACGTTCTTCGTGGTCGGCTCGATGGTCTCGCGCTACCCGGACATCGTGAACGACATGGTGGACCAGGGCAACGAGATCGGCATCCACACCTTCACGCACGTCGACCTCTCATACCAGAGCGACGACCGGATCGCCCGCGAGATGGACCAGACGCAGCTCGCGCTCGCGGGTGCGGCGGGCATCACGACCACGTTGTTCCGCGCCCCGTACTCCTCCAAGGCGGACGCCATCGACAACTACAGCTGGCCCGTCTACAAGGAGCTCGGGGAGGAGGGCTACACCAGCGTCTTCGTCGACACCGACAGCGACGACTGGAAGCGTCCGGGCGTCTCGAAGATCATCAAGTGGGCCACGCCGTCGAAGAACAAGGGCGCGTCGGTCCTCTTCCACGACGCGGGCGGCGAGCGTTCGCAGACGGTCAAGGCGCTCGGCACGTACATCAAGAAGATGAAGGCGAAGGGCTACACCTTCACCACCATCAGCGGCGCCATCCAGGAGACGGAGAGCGCGAACGGGCAGGCGGGCGCGGGCGCGGAGGCCGGAGCGGCGCCGGACGCGAACCAGCAGGCGACCGGTCAGCCCGGCGAGACCGGCCAGAACGGCCAGCAACCCGGCGCTGAGCAGGGCGAGCAGGCGGCCGGTCAGGCGCCCGGCGGCCAGCAGGGCCAACTGGGCGGGCAGGGCCAACAAGCCGGGCAGGCCGGGCAGGCCGCCGGGGGCGGCAACGGCCTCCAGGCCGCCCACCGCACCGCCACCGGCACCACCCTCTACGAAGGCAAGGCCCTCGTCGCGGCCGTCGCCGTCGCCGAGTGGACCGTACCGGGGCTCGCGGCCGGGCTCGCCGTCGTCGGCGTCGCCGTCATGGGCCGCTTCGGGATGATGCTGATCCTCGCCCGCAGGCACTACCGGCAGCGCAACAAACGCCGGTTCAGCTGGGGGCCGACCGTCACACAGCCCGTCAGCGTGATCGTGCCCGCGTACAACGAGAAGGAGTGCATCGCCAACACCCTTGAGTCGCTGGCGAAGAGCACCCATCCGATCGAGATCATCGTGGTGGACGACGGCTCGACGGACGACACGTCCCAGATCGCGCGCGATGCGGCACGGTCCTTCGGCATGACGAACGTCCGGGTCATCCGCCAGGAGAACGCGGGCAAGCCCGCCGCCCTCAACAACGGTGTCCGCAGCGCCAGTTACGACATCGTCGTGATGATGGACGGCGACACGGTCTTCGAGCCGGACGCCGTGCACCAGCTCGTCCAGCCCTTCGCGGACCCGGAGGTCGGCGCGGTCGCGGGCAACGCCAAGGTCGGCAACCGCAACACGATCATCGGCGCCTGGCAGCACATCGAGTACGTGATGGGCTTCAACCTCGACCGCCGCATGTACGACCTGCTGCGCTGCATGCCCACCATCCCGGGCGCGATCGGCGCGTTCCGCCGGGACGCCGTCCTGGAGGTCGGCGGCATGAGCGAGGACACGCTCGCCGAGGACACCGACATCACCATCGCGATGCACCGCGGCGGCTGGCGGGTCGTCTACCAGGAGCACGCCAGGGCCTGGACGGAGGCACCCGCCTCGCTCAAGCAGCTGTGGTCGCAGCGCTACCGCTGGTCGTACGGGACGATGCAGGCGCTGTGGAAGCACCGCAAGTCCCTTACGGACAAGGGTCCTTCGGGCCGCTTCGGCCGGGTCGGTATGCCGCTGGTCGTCATCTTCCAGATCGTCACGCCCGTCTTCGCCCCGCTCATCGACGTGTTCACCGTCTACTCGATGATCTTCATCGACTTCAAGGCGGCCCTGCTCGCCTGGCTGGCCGTCCTGTGCGTCCAACTCGTCTGCGCGGCCTACGCGTTCCGGCTGGACCGCGAGAAGTACCGCTACCTGCTGATGATGCCGCTGCAGCAACTCGCGTACCGGCAGATGATGTACCTCGTCCTCATCCACTCCTGCATCACCGCCCTCACCGGCGGTCGCCTGCGCTGGCAGAAACTGAAGCGCACCGGCGAGGTCGGCACACCGGCGGGGGTCGGCTGA
- a CDS encoding GNAT family N-acetyltransferase, translated as MNRALPVVHLRVPTDEDAFAWHRVFDDPDVMEFHGGKPAELSFYEELTARQRRHDAEYGFCLWTMVDGEGQVMGFTGAQPWPREWGPKGEIEIGWRLGREHWGKGYVTAAARITLERVRATGTRSVVAMVNSRNERSIAVTRRLGMELAETYTTETSDQLGHCYRLAL; from the coding sequence GTGAACCGAGCTCTCCCCGTGGTACACCTGCGCGTCCCGACCGACGAGGACGCGTTCGCCTGGCACCGGGTCTTCGACGACCCCGACGTGATGGAGTTCCACGGCGGAAAGCCGGCCGAGCTGTCCTTCTACGAGGAGCTGACCGCCCGGCAGCGCCGCCACGACGCCGAGTACGGCTTCTGTCTGTGGACCATGGTCGACGGGGAGGGGCAGGTCATGGGCTTCACCGGCGCCCAGCCGTGGCCACGCGAGTGGGGACCGAAGGGCGAGATCGAGATCGGCTGGCGGCTCGGACGGGAACACTGGGGCAAGGGGTACGTCACCGCGGCCGCGCGGATCACGCTGGAACGGGTGCGCGCGACGGGCACACGGAGTGTCGTGGCGATGGTGAACTCGCGCAACGAACGCTCGATCGCGGTGACCAGACGTCTCGGCATGGAACTCGCCGAGACGTACACCACGGAGACGTCGGACCAGCTGGGTCACTGCTACCGGCTGGCACTCTGA
- a CDS encoding demethylmenaquinone methyltransferase yields MTRASLNKQPHEVASMFDDVAERYDLTNDVLSLGQDRVWRKEVAKAVDARPAQKILDLAAGTATSSLPFARTGAYVVPCDFSLGMLRVGKKNHPWLPLTAGDATKLPFKDDTFDAVTISFGLRNVQDTDTALRELYRVTKPGGRVVICEFSHPTWAPFRTVYTEYLMRALPPVARTVSSNPEAYVYLAESIRAWPNQPALAERLTKAGWSKVAWRNLTGGVVALHRGYKQAS; encoded by the coding sequence GTGACCCGCGCATCCCTGAACAAGCAGCCGCACGAAGTCGCCTCGATGTTCGACGACGTGGCGGAACGCTACGACCTGACGAACGACGTCCTGTCGCTCGGCCAGGACCGGGTGTGGCGCAAGGAGGTCGCGAAGGCCGTTGACGCACGCCCCGCGCAGAAGATCCTCGACCTGGCGGCGGGCACGGCCACGTCCTCGCTGCCGTTCGCGCGCACGGGTGCGTACGTCGTCCCCTGCGACTTCTCCCTCGGGATGCTCAGGGTCGGCAAGAAGAACCACCCCTGGCTGCCGCTCACGGCCGGGGACGCCACGAAGCTGCCGTTCAAGGACGACACCTTCGACGCGGTGACGATCTCCTTCGGCCTGCGGAACGTGCAGGACACGGACACCGCGCTGCGCGAGCTGTACCGGGTGACCAAGCCCGGCGGGCGCGTCGTGATCTGCGAGTTCTCGCACCCGACCTGGGCGCCCTTCCGCACGGTCTACACCGAGTACCTGATGCGCGCCCTCCCGCCGGTGGCCCGCACGGTCTCCTCCAACCCCGAGGCGTACGTCTACCTCGCCGAATCCATCCGCGCCTGGCCCAACCAGCCCGCCCTCGCGGAACGCCTCACCAAGGCAGGCTGGTCAAAGGTCGCCTGGCGCAACCTGACGGGCGGGGTCGTGGCCCTGCACAGGGGCTACAAGCAGGCCTCGTGA
- a CDS encoding C40 family peptidase codes for MEEPLIPVVPMSHTAHIRSHRKPRPRSSSALAMRAGVAGGVLSTLAVAGAAGSANAAEPVTQTMELPTLTADMTAQVAESAEVTQQAAADYQLRAERDAAAAKAAKQAKADLADAKKAAKKKAEDARKAAAERATRSSERTTLTSTSTPASSTVTAPASGSVATVIGFLKAQVGDAYVMGATGPNAWDCSSLVQAAFKQVGVDLPRVSQDQSVAGTPVSLSNVQVGDILYWGGAGSAYHTGVYIGGGQYLDAANPSKGVVIQDLSGYPASGAVRVL; via the coding sequence ATGGAGGAGCCCCTGATACCGGTTGTCCCTATGTCCCACACCGCTCACATACGCAGCCACCGGAAACCCCGGCCTCGCAGCAGCTCGGCGCTCGCGATGCGCGCCGGAGTTGCCGGTGGCGTCCTCAGCACCCTCGCAGTGGCAGGTGCGGCCGGTTCGGCGAACGCTGCCGAGCCCGTGACCCAGACCATGGAGCTGCCCACCCTCACGGCAGACATGACCGCCCAGGTCGCCGAGTCCGCGGAGGTCACCCAGCAGGCCGCGGCCGACTACCAGCTGCGGGCCGAGCGTGACGCGGCCGCCGCCAAGGCCGCCAAGCAGGCCAAGGCGGACCTCGCCGACGCGAAGAAGGCGGCCAAGAAGAAGGCCGAGGACGCCCGCAAGGCCGCCGCCGAGCGCGCCACCCGGTCGTCCGAGCGGACCACGCTCACCTCCACCTCCACGCCCGCGAGCAGCACCGTCACCGCCCCCGCGAGCGGCAGCGTCGCCACGGTCATCGGCTTCCTCAAGGCGCAGGTCGGCGACGCCTACGTCATGGGTGCCACCGGGCCCAACGCGTGGGACTGCTCCAGCCTCGTACAGGCCGCCTTCAAGCAGGTCGGTGTGGATCTGCCGCGTGTCTCCCAGGACCAGTCCGTGGCCGGCACCCCGGTCTCGCTGTCCAACGTCCAGGTCGGCGACATCCTGTACTGGGGCGGCGCGGGCTCGGCGTACCACACCGGCGTCTACATCGGCGGCGGTCAGTACCTGGACGCCGCGAACCCCTCGAAGGGCGTCGTCATCCAGGACTTGTCGGGGTACCCCGCGAGCGGCGCGGTACGCGTGCTCTGA
- a CDS encoding A24 family peptidase encodes MDLLLIIGAALWGGAVGLLVPRPAHRFSVAPDEPWQTRCPEGHLIGGWVGLARCRDCGGRMYGPSTPLVALATALVCGVLAAATGTRPELVVWLLLAPLGVLLAVVDFTVQRLPDVLTLPLAGAALILLAGAAAAPEHAGNWLTALYGSLALGGGYFLLFLINPNGMGFGDVKLSLGLGAVLGWYGWGVLLLGTFAGFLFGGLYGLGLVIARRAGRKTSIPFGPFLITGAFVGLLVGAYAA; translated from the coding sequence GTGGATCTCCTGCTGATCATCGGCGCCGCCCTCTGGGGCGGTGCCGTCGGCCTGCTCGTTCCTCGCCCGGCCCACCGCTTCTCCGTCGCCCCCGACGAGCCCTGGCAGACGCGGTGCCCCGAAGGCCACCTCATCGGCGGCTGGGTCGGCCTGGCCCGCTGCCGGGACTGCGGAGGGCGGATGTACGGCCCCAGCACGCCCCTCGTCGCCCTCGCCACCGCTCTCGTCTGCGGGGTGCTGGCCGCAGCCACCGGTACCCGGCCCGAGCTGGTCGTCTGGCTGCTGCTCGCGCCCCTCGGCGTTCTCCTCGCCGTCGTGGACTTCACCGTGCAGCGGCTGCCGGACGTACTGACGCTGCCTCTCGCGGGAGCCGCCCTGATCCTGCTCGCGGGAGCGGCGGCGGCGCCCGAGCACGCCGGGAACTGGCTGACCGCGCTGTACGGATCCCTTGCCCTCGGCGGCGGCTACTTCCTCCTCTTCCTCATCAACCCCAACGGCATGGGCTTCGGCGACGTGAAGCTGTCGCTCGGCCTCGGCGCGGTCCTCGGCTGGTACGGCTGGGGGGTCCTGCTGCTCGGCACCTTCGCCGGGTTCCTGTTCGGCGGGCTGTACGGGCTGGGGCTGGTGATCGCACGCAGGGCAGGCCGGAAGACCTCCATCCCCTTCGGCCCTTTCCTGATCACGGGCGCGTTCGTGGGCCTGCTCGTGGGGGCGTACGCGGCCTGA
- a CDS encoding acyltransferase encodes MSWGTDQPGYPQEHPQGYGHGYGYGYDQQPQPSGQPQYGSTPYPQQYVDHDQQGYAPEYVPEYAPADYTAYPAPETEQVSGDTAQLRAVGPEFAAAAEVGAEAEAKPRDREPEPEAAQAQAQAQAPAPDAPPKLAGRDRYFDTLRAVALVRVVTYHTFGWAWAGMVFPSMGIMFALAGTLMAKSLERPALTVIRSRIRRLLPPFWFWGFFVVVAMMIHDWMPGWQIVYWMVPLGDPPGNAWGEQAWQILWYLRTYLWFVLLSPLLLRVFRLAPVAVLVLSLTPILVVHFLWEPPDNRFGSALTDLAIFLFCWLLGFAHRDGVLQRLKPFAVVVLSLAAIGYGGWYAFTHQAETGTYDLDDIPLAQAFWSAGFVTLLMYAKAHFAIDFAGLARFKRLDRIVTIFNARAVTLYLWHEIALILAVPLIDQFWNVPAFETYLPLESQWFMFGIGWLLIAVFILLCGWVEDVAAKKKPRLLP; translated from the coding sequence ATGAGCTGGGGGACGGATCAGCCGGGCTATCCGCAGGAGCATCCACAGGGCTACGGCCATGGCTACGGGTACGGATACGACCAGCAGCCACAGCCGTCGGGGCAGCCGCAGTACGGCAGCACGCCGTACCCCCAGCAGTACGTCGACCACGACCAGCAGGGGTACGCACCGGAGTACGTACCGGAATACGCGCCGGCGGACTACACGGCGTACCCCGCGCCGGAAACGGAACAGGTGTCGGGCGACACGGCACAACTGCGGGCGGTGGGGCCGGAGTTCGCGGCTGCCGCCGAGGTCGGGGCCGAGGCCGAGGCCAAGCCCCGCGACCGGGAGCCTGAGCCTGAAGCGGCCCAGGCCCAGGCCCAGGCCCAGGCCCCGGCCCCGGACGCGCCGCCGAAACTCGCAGGCCGCGACCGCTACTTCGACACCCTCCGCGCGGTCGCCCTCGTCCGCGTCGTCACGTACCACACCTTCGGCTGGGCCTGGGCGGGCATGGTCTTCCCCTCCATGGGGATCATGTTCGCGCTGGCCGGCACGCTGATGGCGAAGTCGCTGGAGCGGCCCGCCCTCACGGTGATCAGGAGCCGCATCCGCCGGCTCCTGCCACCGTTCTGGTTCTGGGGCTTCTTCGTCGTGGTCGCCATGATGATCCACGACTGGATGCCCGGCTGGCAGATCGTCTACTGGATGGTGCCGCTCGGCGACCCGCCGGGCAACGCGTGGGGCGAGCAGGCCTGGCAGATCCTCTGGTACCTGCGGACGTACCTGTGGTTCGTCCTGCTCTCGCCCCTTCTCCTGAGGGTGTTCCGGCTGGCCCCGGTCGCGGTCCTCGTCCTCTCCCTCACTCCGATCCTGGTCGTCCATTTCCTGTGGGAGCCGCCGGACAACCGCTTCGGCAGCGCGCTCACCGACCTGGCCATCTTCCTGTTCTGCTGGCTCCTCGGCTTCGCGCACCGAGACGGCGTACTGCAACGGCTGAAGCCGTTCGCCGTCGTCGTCCTCTCGCTCGCCGCGATCGGCTACGGCGGCTGGTACGCCTTCACCCACCAGGCCGAGACGGGTACGTACGACCTCGACGACATCCCGCTCGCGCAGGCCTTCTGGTCGGCGGGGTTCGTGACGCTCCTGATGTACGCGAAGGCGCACTTCGCGATCGACTTCGCCGGGCTGGCCCGCTTCAAGCGCCTCGACCGGATCGTGACGATCTTCAACGCCCGTGCCGTGACCCTCTACCTCTGGCACGAGATCGCGCTGATCCTGGCCGTCCCGCTGATCGACCAGTTCTGGAACGTGCCGGCCTTCGAGACGTACCTGCCGCTGGAGAGCCAGTGGTTCATGTTCGGCATCGGCTGGCTCCTCATCGCCGTGTTCATCCTGCTGTGCGGCTGGGTGGAGGACGTGGCGGCGAAGAAGAAGCCGAGGCTGCTGCCCTGA
- a CDS encoding geranylgeranyl reductase family protein has protein sequence MTESHPLSEHTADVIVVGAGPAGSTTAYYLAKAGLDVLLLEKTAFPREKVCGDGLTPRATKQLVSMGIDISEEAGWLRNKGLRIIGGGVRLQLDWPELAAYPDYGLVRKRDDFDEQLARQAQKAGARLHERCNVGAPIIDDRTGRITGVHAKLGDADSKEKRDVTFHAPLVVAADGNSTRLSLAMGLHRREDRPMGVAVRTYFTSPRHDDDYLESWLELWDRRGPGEDRLLPGYGWIFGMGDGTSNVGLGVLNTTSSFKELDWREVLKAWCASMPEDWGYTPENMTIPIRGAALPMAFNRQPHYTKGLLLVGDAGGMVNPFNGEGIAYAMESGQIAADVIVQAHARATPAQRELALQRYPKVLKDTYGGYYTLGRAFVKLIGNPKVMKIATQRGLTHPILMKFTLKMLANLTDPTGGDAMDRIINGLSKVAPRA, from the coding sequence GTGACCGAGTCCCACCCCCTCTCCGAACACACCGCCGATGTGATCGTCGTCGGGGCCGGACCAGCCGGTTCCACCACCGCGTACTACCTGGCCAAGGCGGGGCTGGATGTCCTGCTCCTCGAAAAGACCGCGTTTCCGCGGGAGAAGGTGTGCGGTGACGGGCTGACGCCCCGCGCCACCAAACAGCTCGTCTCCATGGGTATCGACATCTCGGAGGAGGCGGGCTGGCTCCGGAACAAGGGGCTCCGCATCATCGGCGGCGGCGTCCGCCTCCAGCTGGACTGGCCGGAACTCGCCGCCTACCCCGACTACGGACTCGTACGGAAACGGGACGACTTCGACGAGCAGCTGGCCCGGCAGGCGCAGAAGGCGGGCGCACGGCTGCACGAGCGGTGCAACGTCGGCGCCCCGATCATCGACGACCGTACGGGCCGGATCACCGGTGTGCACGCGAAGCTCGGCGACGCCGACTCCAAGGAGAAGCGCGACGTCACCTTCCACGCACCCCTCGTGGTCGCCGCCGACGGAAACTCGACCCGGCTGTCCCTCGCCATGGGCCTGCACCGCCGCGAGGACCGTCCGATGGGCGTCGCGGTCCGTACGTACTTCACGTCCCCGCGTCACGACGACGACTATCTGGAGTCGTGGCTGGAGCTGTGGGACCGCCGCGGCCCCGGCGAGGACCGGCTGCTGCCCGGTTACGGCTGGATCTTCGGCATGGGCGACGGTACGTCCAACGTCGGCCTGGGCGTACTCAACACCACCTCCTCGTTCAAGGAGCTGGACTGGCGCGAGGTCCTCAAGGCCTGGTGCGCCTCGATGCCCGAGGACTGGGGCTACACCCCGGAGAACATGACGATCCCGATCCGCGGCGCCGCCCTTCCGATGGCCTTCAACCGCCAGCCCCACTACACGAAGGGGTTGCTGCTCGTCGGCGACGCGGGCGGCATGGTGAACCCCTTCAACGGCGAGGGCATCGCCTACGCCATGGAGTCCGGCCAGATCGCCGCCGACGTCATCGTCCAGGCGCACGCCCGTGCGACCCCCGCCCAGCGCGAACTCGCTCTCCAGCGCTACCCGAAGGTCCTCAAGGACACCTACGGCGGCTACTACACGCTCGGCCGCGCCTTCGTGAAGCTCATCGGCAACCCGAAGGTCATGAAGATCGCCACGCAGCGGGGTCTCACGCACCCCATTCTGATGAAGTTCACGCTGAAGATGCTGGCCAACCTGACCGACCCGACGGGCGGCGACGCGATGGACCGCATCATCAACGGCCTCTCCAAGGTGGCCCCGAGGGCGTAG